The following coding sequences are from one Rathayibacter sp. SW19 window:
- a CDS encoding cupin domain-containing protein — protein sequence MLIDWKSIPVASGMRPGSARQAIAARNISAVRVVTAPDAAFDGTLHRHENEQILIMITGVVTLQIDDEVFDAVPGDLVFFPPGSLHGALAVGSGGAVYYELFAPSRLDQLPGWVGPGVLEFV from the coding sequence ATGCTGATCGACTGGAAATCCATACCCGTCGCGAGCGGAATGCGGCCCGGTTCCGCCCGGCAGGCGATCGCAGCGCGCAATATATCTGCTGTGCGTGTGGTCACGGCGCCCGATGCGGCGTTCGACGGCACACTTCATCGCCACGAGAACGAGCAGATCCTCATCATGATCACGGGAGTGGTGACTCTCCAAATCGACGACGAAGTGTTCGATGCAGTGCCAGGCGACCTCGTGTTCTTCCCGCCGGGGTCCCTGCACGGTGCGCTCGCCGTCGGGTCCGGGGGCGCAGTCTATTATGAATTGTTCGCACCGTCGCGTTTGGATCAACTGCCTGGCTGGGTCGGCCCCGGCGTGCTGGAGTTCGTATGA
- a CDS encoding SDR family NAD(P)-dependent oxidoreductase: MSIKIDLSGSVALVTGASGGIGKGIVQALHDAGATVIAADRDLSVLESTFAHMPERVESVAFDVTDEADVARGLESVASVGAPTIVVNGAGVAGRTGMPFTRLDQRDWSLPWQVNVVGTFLVSKAVSSAMIAAGGGAIVNIASVSGRTGFQTSPPYSASKAAVINITQVMARDLAVHNVRVNSICPGMVFTPFYAQQRSAVAENDPVAAAQTDEEFFAAKVVRSIPLGRGQTPQDVGNAVVFLASPLAGNITGQALNVDGGLVMS; this comes from the coding sequence ATGAGCATCAAGATCGACTTGAGCGGCTCCGTCGCACTCGTCACGGGTGCATCAGGCGGCATCGGCAAGGGCATCGTACAGGCGCTGCATGACGCGGGCGCAACCGTTATCGCGGCCGACCGCGACCTCTCCGTGCTCGAAAGCACGTTCGCGCACATGCCGGAACGGGTAGAGTCGGTCGCCTTCGACGTGACCGATGAAGCGGACGTGGCGCGCGGCCTCGAAAGCGTGGCGTCCGTCGGTGCACCCACGATAGTCGTAAACGGTGCCGGAGTGGCAGGCCGTACCGGCATGCCATTCACCCGTCTCGACCAGCGCGATTGGTCCCTCCCGTGGCAGGTCAACGTCGTCGGCACGTTTCTGGTGTCCAAGGCCGTGAGTTCTGCCATGATCGCCGCGGGCGGTGGGGCGATTGTGAATATCGCTTCGGTGTCTGGTCGTACCGGCTTCCAGACCTCCCCGCCGTACTCGGCGTCGAAGGCGGCCGTGATCAATATCACGCAGGTTATGGCGCGCGACCTCGCCGTGCACAATGTGCGCGTGAACTCGATCTGCCCCGGTATGGTCTTCACGCCGTTCTATGCTCAGCAGCGCAGCGCCGTGGCCGAGAACGACCCTGTCGCTGCAGCCCAGACCGACGAGGAGTTCTTTGCGGCAAAAGTCGTGCGCTCGATCCCACTGGGTCGTGGGCAGACTCCGCAGGACGTCGGCAATGCCGTGGTGTTCTTGGCATCGCCGCTGGCTGGCAACATTACAGGGCAGGCGCTCAACGTCGACGGCGGGCTGGTGATGTCGTGA
- a CDS encoding aldehyde dehydrogenase family protein, with product MTASSEVHAAAYVGTGWLARGPIRQVDDPSGGPTVGSIVTVDSADVDHAAAVAEDAGRSWRAVPPAERAVVLAAAGNVLQGRSVEIADVLRCEGGRPRREAEAEVAKAVKTFRYYAGLVGALDGRSFAGSGGVRHETRREPVGVAAAITPWNVPAASPARKLAPALLAGNAVLLKPASATPLTAWHLVRALYDAGLPQGLVQFLPGAGSTVGEAVATNRRVGAVSFTGSTEVGLALQTSLSGTLTKLQLELGGKNGAIVMPDADLDRATQLIVQAAFAAAGQQCTATSRVIVHAAVADAVTDLIVERAEALTVSDTADEATQMGPLIDERQLSTTDGYVRRAVEAGAVIATGGHRLDRPGSYYAPTVLTRVDRSSEIAMREVFGPVLSIMVARDVDDAIDVLNGTAYGLSSAVHTRDIRIAQRVAERADCGVVAVGGATAGIELAAPFGGFKSSGTTSKEHGPESMEFFTRTKLISWY from the coding sequence GTGACGGCCAGCTCAGAGGTCCATGCAGCAGCGTACGTCGGCACAGGCTGGCTGGCCCGGGGTCCGATTCGGCAGGTCGACGACCCCTCGGGCGGACCTACGGTTGGCTCCATTGTCACCGTCGATAGTGCCGATGTCGACCATGCGGCTGCGGTGGCCGAGGACGCAGGTCGTTCTTGGCGCGCCGTGCCGCCCGCCGAGCGTGCCGTCGTGCTGGCAGCGGCAGGCAATGTCTTACAGGGGCGCTCCGTCGAGATCGCCGACGTATTGCGCTGCGAGGGCGGCAGACCACGGCGCGAGGCGGAAGCCGAGGTGGCGAAGGCTGTCAAGACGTTCCGTTACTATGCGGGCCTCGTTGGCGCGCTCGACGGGCGTTCGTTCGCCGGTTCCGGCGGTGTCAGGCACGAGACACGGCGGGAGCCGGTTGGCGTGGCAGCAGCCATTACCCCGTGGAACGTTCCAGCCGCGTCCCCCGCGCGCAAACTTGCGCCTGCGCTCCTGGCGGGTAACGCCGTGCTGCTCAAGCCGGCATCGGCAACCCCGCTGACCGCATGGCATCTGGTGCGAGCGCTGTACGACGCCGGACTGCCCCAGGGTCTCGTACAGTTTTTACCGGGAGCGGGGTCGACCGTCGGTGAGGCCGTTGCCACGAACCGGCGCGTCGGAGCGGTGAGCTTTACCGGATCGACCGAGGTCGGGCTTGCGCTTCAGACATCATTGTCGGGAACCCTCACGAAACTGCAACTTGAGCTCGGCGGTAAGAACGGCGCCATCGTGATGCCGGACGCCGACCTGGATCGCGCCACGCAGCTGATCGTGCAAGCCGCGTTCGCCGCGGCCGGTCAGCAGTGCACAGCGACATCGCGCGTTATCGTGCACGCCGCGGTCGCCGACGCCGTCACCGACCTGATCGTCGAACGGGCAGAGGCGCTCACCGTCAGTGACACTGCCGACGAAGCCACGCAGATGGGCCCCCTCATCGACGAGCGGCAACTGAGCACGACCGACGGGTATGTGCGGCGCGCAGTCGAAGCCGGCGCGGTGATCGCAACAGGCGGGCATCGCCTCGATCGTCCGGGATCGTACTATGCGCCGACCGTGCTCACCCGTGTGGATCGGTCGAGCGAGATCGCCATGCGGGAGGTCTTCGGCCCTGTGCTTTCGATCATGGTCGCAAGGGACGTCGATGACGCCATTGACGTGCTCAATGGCACGGCATACGGTCTGTCGTCGGCCGTGCACACGCGTGACATCCGCATCGCTCAGCGGGTCGCCGAGCGCGCGGACTGCGGCGTCGTCGCAGTGGGCGGCGCGACCGCCGGAATCGAGCTTGCCGCGCCGTTCGGAGGCTTCAAGTCATCCGGCACGACATCGAAAGAGCATGGCCCGGAGTCGATGGAGTTCTTCACTCGCACCAAGCTCATCAGCTGGTACTGA
- a CDS encoding SDR family NAD(P)-dependent oxidoreductase — MAAPNATTFVTGAGGSLGRAIARRLGADGFAVVVSDIDEVALARTAELVEADGATVEAAPVDLRDVGALTAAIERADTDRAPLTLLVNNAAIYPPTPFLDISLAEYDDVVAVNQRAYFAAAQAAAGRMVRRGTGAIVNVSSITWHGGWPSLASYVSTKGAAVALTRALARELGGHGVRVNAVSPGAFPTKAEEIQGDPASYAEFVLENQAIKRRGAPEELASVVSFLAGPDASFVTGQTINVDGGWIME, encoded by the coding sequence ATGGCGGCACCGAATGCGACGACATTTGTGACGGGAGCGGGCGGCTCCCTTGGTCGTGCGATCGCTCGCAGACTCGGCGCAGACGGCTTCGCGGTCGTCGTCAGCGACATCGATGAGGTCGCGTTGGCTCGCACTGCTGAACTCGTTGAAGCGGACGGCGCGACAGTGGAAGCCGCGCCGGTCGATCTGCGTGACGTCGGTGCTCTGACTGCGGCGATCGAGCGTGCGGACACGGATCGGGCGCCACTGACCCTGCTGGTCAACAACGCTGCGATCTACCCGCCGACGCCTTTCCTCGATATCTCCCTCGCCGAGTATGACGATGTCGTCGCGGTGAATCAGCGGGCGTATTTCGCTGCGGCACAGGCGGCGGCCGGCCGCATGGTGCGCCGCGGGACCGGGGCGATCGTCAACGTCTCGTCCATTACATGGCACGGCGGATGGCCGTCGCTAGCGAGCTACGTCTCGACCAAGGGTGCGGCCGTCGCACTCACCAGAGCGCTCGCGCGCGAGCTCGGTGGCCACGGGGTGCGGGTCAACGCAGTCTCACCCGGGGCGTTCCCCACGAAAGCCGAAGAAATCCAGGGCGACCCGGCATCATACGCCGAGTTCGTGCTCGAAAACCAGGCCATCAAACGTCGCGGCGCGCCGGAGGAACTCGCCTCCGTTGTGTCGTTCTTGGCCGGCCCCGATGCGAGCTTCGTGACGGGGCAGACGATCAATGTCGACGGCGGCTGGATCATGGAGTGA
- a CDS encoding DUF4432 family protein yields the protein MIILGTEVDADGIRRRTGDTEALWGLRSVVLDGGVEHAVRVIEVRTAAGLEFDVLVDRAFDIGAARWRGVPFGWRSGVGFRHPGLAEEDEGGLAWLRGLDGLLVSAGLDHTLFGGEYDAGHYRYPPRRMIRHGLHGRLSTIPGRVLQAQEVWEGGRGVLRVVGEIVQSTVFGEHLRLTRTIEVDVDGVEIRLHDRVENLGFERTPHMFLYHINIGWPVVEEGTEFIADVDDTIWQSDSVREQGVPYGLLPGPSRGLVEQVFEHRLLPREGICRVALVRADRELGVEVAWDHAAMPHFFEWQNLREGQYAVGLEPSTHGIGGEDVARADGSMIWLEHAEGREYCTIIRILAGRHARLSAERVSQ from the coding sequence ATGATAATTCTGGGTACCGAGGTCGATGCCGACGGCATCCGGCGACGAACGGGCGACACGGAGGCCCTGTGGGGCCTTCGATCCGTCGTTCTCGACGGCGGCGTCGAGCACGCGGTGCGGGTCATCGAGGTGCGCACGGCGGCGGGCCTGGAGTTCGACGTCCTGGTTGACCGCGCGTTCGACATCGGCGCCGCGAGGTGGCGCGGGGTTCCGTTCGGCTGGCGGTCCGGCGTTGGGTTCCGGCATCCCGGCCTCGCGGAGGAGGACGAAGGCGGCCTTGCCTGGCTGCGCGGGCTTGATGGTCTGCTCGTGTCGGCCGGCCTCGACCACACGCTGTTCGGCGGCGAATACGACGCGGGGCACTATCGGTACCCGCCGCGTCGCATGATCCGTCACGGCCTACACGGCAGGCTTTCAACGATCCCCGGCCGGGTGCTTCAGGCGCAGGAGGTCTGGGAGGGTGGGCGCGGCGTGCTGCGCGTCGTCGGCGAGATTGTGCAGTCGACCGTATTTGGCGAGCATCTTCGCCTGACGCGCACTATCGAGGTCGACGTCGACGGCGTTGAGATCAGGCTGCACGACCGAGTGGAAAACCTCGGGTTCGAGCGCACGCCGCACATGTTCCTGTACCACATCAACATCGGGTGGCCGGTGGTTGAGGAGGGCACCGAATTCATCGCCGACGTCGACGACACGATCTGGCAGTCCGATTCCGTCCGCGAACAGGGGGTGCCGTACGGGCTGCTGCCTGGCCCGTCGCGCGGTCTCGTTGAGCAGGTCTTCGAGCATCGTCTGCTGCCACGCGAGGGAATCTGCCGGGTTGCGCTGGTGCGCGCCGATCGCGAGTTGGGCGTCGAAGTGGCGTGGGATCATGCGGCGATGCCGCATTTCTTTGAGTGGCAGAACCTGCGCGAGGGTCAGTATGCCGTCGGTCTGGAGCCGTCAACACACGGGATCGGCGGCGAGGACGTCGCGCGTGCCGACGGTTCGATGATCTGGCTCGAGCACGCCGAGGGTCGCGAATATTGCACGATCATCCGCATTCTGGCCGGCCGGCATGCTCGGCTCAGTGCTGAGCGCGTATCTCAATGA
- a CDS encoding ABC transporter substrate-binding protein, whose translation MKRLIGLLAIGAAVAACLTGCGGAGVSAQSTSAASSASGSGSGTLVVWNWGDPGGESTEYSAQVLAVFKKEHPNVQVQVVSQPNANYYTLLGAAIQSNSGPDVVLFNGGSQIWSRTSALVPLNKYVPAADAKRLTGWDMFSKGSTKYAVPTTMQGFALYYNKKVLKEAGITSAPKTWDQLSADCAAVKSKTQASCFALGNKEGLGFGLFFSEFGPGILTPTEYQNWLDGKRDWNSPDVKKVFDLWKQTYDDGWYNAGVNSTAMFNDSFNLFSAGKAAFVVGLTSGSDNYRQFGQYLGKNLGVTLPPIENPKVTETFMPIEGGIGFGVTKWTKNPKLAAQLALAYADHGALTTFSVDAGAVSADTTITPKTTNQAGKDIFSWLKNGKSLLHDKVSADTENLMGQLTTEILEGSVSVDSAISQLAASDAKTSGQL comes from the coding sequence ATGAAGCGATTAATCGGACTACTCGCCATTGGCGCTGCAGTTGCAGCGTGTCTCACAGGGTGCGGTGGCGCTGGGGTGTCGGCCCAGTCGACATCGGCAGCGTCGTCGGCATCTGGCTCCGGATCAGGAACCCTCGTCGTATGGAACTGGGGCGATCCCGGCGGCGAATCGACAGAGTATTCGGCGCAGGTGCTTGCGGTCTTCAAGAAAGAGCACCCGAACGTCCAGGTGCAGGTCGTCTCACAACCGAATGCCAACTACTACACGCTCCTTGGCGCTGCCATCCAGTCGAACTCCGGCCCCGATGTCGTGCTTTTCAACGGAGGATCGCAGATCTGGAGCAGGACGAGCGCTCTTGTGCCGCTGAACAAGTACGTACCCGCTGCGGACGCCAAACGCCTCACCGGGTGGGACATGTTCAGCAAGGGCAGCACCAAGTACGCGGTACCCACCACCATGCAAGGCTTCGCGCTTTACTACAACAAGAAGGTTCTGAAGGAGGCCGGTATCACCTCCGCACCGAAGACATGGGATCAACTCTCCGCCGACTGCGCTGCCGTCAAATCGAAGACCCAGGCGAGTTGCTTCGCTCTTGGCAACAAGGAGGGGTTGGGCTTCGGGCTGTTCTTCTCAGAGTTCGGCCCCGGTATCCTCACCCCGACCGAGTATCAGAACTGGCTTGACGGCAAGCGCGACTGGAACTCTCCGGATGTCAAGAAGGTGTTCGACCTCTGGAAGCAGACGTACGATGACGGTTGGTACAACGCTGGCGTCAACTCGACCGCGATGTTCAACGATTCGTTCAACCTGTTCAGCGCGGGCAAGGCTGCGTTCGTCGTAGGCCTCACTTCCGGATCCGACAACTACCGGCAGTTCGGCCAGTATTTGGGGAAGAACCTCGGTGTGACACTGCCGCCGATCGAGAACCCGAAGGTGACAGAGACCTTCATGCCCATTGAAGGCGGCATCGGTTTCGGTGTAACGAAGTGGACGAAGAACCCGAAGCTCGCGGCTCAGCTTGCACTCGCCTACGCGGATCACGGCGCGCTCACCACTTTCAGCGTCGACGCGGGTGCCGTCTCGGCCGACACGACGATCACGCCGAAGACCACTAACCAGGCAGGCAAAGACATCTTCTCCTGGCTCAAGAACGGCAAGTCTCTGCTGCACGACAAGGTCTCAGCCGACACCGAGAACTTGATGGGGCAGCTCACGACGGAGATCCTTGAAGGCTCCGTCTCCGTCGACAGCGCGATCTCGCAGCTGGCAGCGTCCGACGCGAAGACGTCCGGACAGCTCTAG
- a CDS encoding carbohydrate ABC transporter permease, with protein MTTMAKTVERADQPPGVRPALIRRGHKPPGELAAPFLLVLPAILIIVLIRIYPLFLGLSFSFTGDGDKSGQFIGIQNYIQLFQDPVFIASFTHILVLLAFLPLAVFFPGILATFLYLRVPGHRFYRSVYFLPAILSSVVIGAIFNRVLAVNGPLNWFLGLFGIPSVDWLGTSTTALPSVVLVQIWATFGMTLIIFLAGFSTLDQSLIDAARVDGANLRQLVRHVVIPGLSQTIQFVIVTTTIGMLTGMFGLLYVMTYGGPGTASYLPELYIWNEQGTLNRPAMASAASMVLFAITLVIGLIQIRILRRTNTED; from the coding sequence ATGACAACCATGGCCAAGACGGTCGAACGGGCCGACCAGCCGCCGGGTGTGCGCCCGGCCCTGATCCGGCGCGGACATAAGCCGCCAGGCGAGCTCGCGGCACCGTTCCTGCTGGTGCTGCCGGCGATCCTGATCATCGTCCTGATCCGGATCTACCCACTGTTTCTCGGCCTGAGTTTCTCGTTCACCGGTGACGGCGACAAGAGCGGGCAGTTCATCGGCATCCAGAACTACATCCAGCTGTTCCAGGATCCGGTCTTCATCGCCTCATTCACGCACATCCTGGTCCTCCTGGCCTTCCTCCCGCTCGCGGTGTTCTTCCCCGGCATTCTCGCCACGTTCCTGTACCTGCGGGTTCCCGGCCACCGGTTCTACCGCAGCGTGTACTTCCTCCCGGCCATTCTTTCCTCGGTGGTCATCGGTGCGATCTTCAACCGTGTGCTCGCCGTCAACGGGCCGCTGAACTGGTTTCTCGGGCTGTTCGGGATCCCGAGCGTCGACTGGCTCGGTACGAGCACCACGGCGCTGCCGAGCGTCGTGCTCGTGCAGATCTGGGCAACGTTCGGTATGACGCTGATCATCTTCCTCGCGGGGTTCTCCACCCTCGACCAGTCGCTGATCGACGCCGCCAGGGTCGACGGGGCGAACCTACGGCAGCTAGTCCGGCACGTGGTCATCCCCGGGTTGTCGCAGACGATCCAGTTCGTCATCGTAACGACGACCATCGGCATGCTGACAGGCATGTTCGGCTTGCTTTACGTCATGACCTACGGCGGGCCTGGAACCGCGAGCTACCTGCCGGAGCTCTACATCTGGAACGAACAGGGCACTCTGAACCGGCCGGCGATGGCATCCGCCGCGTCGATGGTGCTATTCGCGATCACGCTGGTCATCGGCCTGATCCAGATCCGGATACTGCGCCGCACCAACACGGAGGACTAA
- a CDS encoding carbohydrate ABC transporter permease codes for MKTERRTRWIIAIPMALLGLATLYPMFFAANISMMSKLEFVINPLSLAKQFGLSNYIEAWLTSSIGTYLINSIVVTVSTVVLLAIIGSMAGYSFSQLKFRGSQTLFLLCLAAMMIPFQVIMVPFVKVLSEIGLLDTYPGLVLAYVGQFLPFTVYLMTSYYARIPREIIEAARIDGNTTWGVYRRIMIQLGKPALLSISILNALFCWNDILIALLVMRSPQHRTVMIGVASLLGQYPDNMPTYIAGVVIAALPMVLVYLVFQRQIAAGVVVGATKG; via the coding sequence ATGAAGACCGAAAGACGCACGCGCTGGATCATCGCGATCCCGATGGCACTGCTCGGACTGGCGACGCTGTACCCGATGTTCTTCGCCGCGAACATCTCCATGATGTCGAAGCTTGAGTTCGTCATCAATCCGCTCTCGCTTGCCAAGCAGTTCGGCTTGAGCAACTACATTGAGGCCTGGCTGACCTCCTCGATCGGCACGTACCTCATCAACTCGATCGTCGTTACGGTCAGCACTGTGGTCCTCTTGGCAATCATCGGCTCCATGGCGGGATACTCGTTCAGCCAGCTCAAGTTCCGTGGAAGCCAGACGCTGTTCCTTCTCTGTCTAGCAGCGATGATGATCCCATTCCAGGTGATCATGGTGCCGTTCGTCAAGGTGCTTAGTGAGATCGGGTTACTGGACACTTACCCTGGGCTCGTGCTCGCATACGTGGGGCAGTTCCTGCCTTTTACCGTCTACCTGATGACCAGCTACTATGCGCGGATCCCACGCGAGATCATTGAGGCAGCACGCATTGACGGGAACACAACCTGGGGCGTCTACCGCCGGATCATGATCCAGCTAGGCAAGCCCGCACTATTGTCGATCAGCATCCTCAATGCCCTGTTCTGCTGGAACGACATCCTGATCGCGCTCCTAGTCATGCGCTCGCCGCAGCACCGCACGGTGATGATCGGCGTTGCGTCGCTTCTCGGCCAGTATCCTGACAATATGCCGACTTACATCGCCGGAGTTGTGATCGCGGCATTGCCGATGGTGCTCGTCTACCTCGTCTTCCAGCGCCAGATCGCTGCAGGTGTCGTCGTCGGCGCGACGAAGGGGTGA
- a CDS encoding mandelate racemase/muconate lactonizing enzyme family protein, translating into MKITGYRQLTTVHDWGRPVGDVNGVIASGVTDVPIILVETDVGITGVGLGAHPAIETVFSAIEGEDPRAVTALYDRMLRSVFKSGHAGAVFGTIGALDMALWDIKAKAAKEPLWRLLGARDRVVPGYASGLDAGLDDAQLVSLYERFAGAGFRAAKLKGGADAARDIRRFELVAHVFAGHGVEHPSLMLDVNESWNRAQGTRYLARLEAQLDLAWIEEPVRRWDAAGHAAIRRLTRAAVASGENLTGIEQFRPLLTAGAVDIVQTGSVWGITHFLRVAALAHAFDLPVSPVAYDANPLAAAAASVPNCLAIEVQDLGMPVGLDVDQRYEHGAVILGDRPGIGIVVDERAITVSERVGAWAVPGGPHARSAHAGLGLAIEGGNDVS; encoded by the coding sequence GTGAAGATCACGGGGTACCGACAGCTCACCACCGTGCACGACTGGGGGCGGCCGGTTGGCGATGTCAATGGCGTGATTGCATCGGGCGTCACGGACGTTCCGATCATTCTGGTCGAGACCGACGTGGGTATCACCGGGGTCGGGCTCGGTGCACATCCTGCGATCGAGACGGTGTTCAGCGCCATAGAGGGTGAAGATCCTCGCGCTGTGACGGCGCTCTACGACCGAATGCTGCGCAGTGTCTTCAAGTCTGGCCATGCGGGCGCGGTCTTCGGCACAATCGGCGCGCTCGACATGGCGTTGTGGGATATCAAGGCCAAGGCGGCGAAAGAACCGCTGTGGCGCCTGCTGGGTGCGCGTGACCGAGTCGTTCCCGGATACGCATCGGGGCTCGACGCGGGCCTCGATGATGCGCAACTCGTCAGCCTGTACGAGCGGTTCGCGGGCGCCGGTTTCAGAGCGGCCAAGCTCAAGGGGGGAGCGGATGCTGCGCGCGACATCCGTCGGTTCGAGCTTGTGGCTCACGTCTTCGCCGGTCATGGTGTGGAGCATCCCTCGCTCATGCTTGATGTCAACGAGAGCTGGAATCGCGCGCAGGGGACGCGTTACCTTGCACGCCTCGAGGCGCAGCTCGACCTTGCGTGGATCGAAGAGCCGGTGCGGCGCTGGGATGCTGCGGGCCACGCCGCCATCCGCAGACTGACTCGCGCCGCGGTGGCCTCAGGTGAGAACCTCACGGGGATAGAGCAGTTTCGGCCGCTTCTCACTGCCGGTGCGGTCGATATCGTTCAGACGGGTAGCGTCTGGGGCATCACGCACTTCCTACGGGTGGCGGCTCTGGCACACGCCTTTGACCTGCCAGTCAGTCCGGTCGCTTACGACGCAAATCCGCTGGCCGCTGCCGCCGCCTCGGTACCTAACTGCCTCGCAATCGAGGTGCAGGATCTCGGAATGCCGGTTGGCCTCGACGTTGATCAGCGGTACGAGCACGGTGCCGTCATCCTGGGCGATCGGCCTGGAATCGGCATCGTGGTGGACGAGCGTGCGATCACGGTATCCGAGCGCGTCGGGGCATGGGCAGTGCCGGGTGGCCCGCACGCGCGCTCTGCGCACGCAGGGCTGGGCCTCGCGATCGAAGGTGGCAATGATGTGTCCTGA